A single region of the Mycteria americana isolate JAX WOST 10 ecotype Jacksonville Zoo and Gardens chromosome 10, USCA_MyAme_1.0, whole genome shotgun sequence genome encodes:
- the RBMX2 gene encoding RNA-binding motif protein, X-linked 2: MNPLTKVKLINELNAREAELGVQEAVSWHAEYKDSAWIFVGGLHYELTEGDVICVFSQYGEVVNINLVRDKKTGKSKGFCFLCYEDQRSTILAVDNFNGIKIKGRTIRVDHVANYRPPKDSDDLDDVTKALHAKGCGVKTPPHTSSDSLSEDDDVPVKKQKDEEKSRQERQKQSSQAAKRAVSAEEAHPRIKIKKEKEDPAYERYASGSQQPWKGPERKPVSRTQREEEERRYQRPSERRGEKSCQDQRGQSGLWEEREKREEAGRKGDGHSSRREECPEGGRSRERGTREPHPRHRERSSARGSSRC; this comes from the exons ATGAA CCCCCTGACGAAGGTGAAGCTGATCAACGAGCTGAACGCGCGGGAGGCGGAGCTGGGCGTGCAGGAGGCGGTCTCGTGGCACGCGGAGTACAAGGACAGCGCCTGGATCTTCGTCG GCGGGCTGCACTACGAGCTGACGGAGGGGGATGTCATCTGCGTGTTCTCGCA GTACGGGGAGGTCGTCAACATTAACCTGGTGCGGGACAAGAAGACTGGAAAGTCCAAaggcttttgctttctgtgctatGAGGACCAGAGGAGCACCATTCTCGCTGTCGACAACTTCAATGGGATCAAG ATCAAAGGAAGGACGATTCGAGTGGACCACGTGGCCAACTATCGGCCCCCCAAGGACTCCGATGACTTAGATGATGTCACAAAAGCCCTCCATGCAAAGGGTTGTGGAGTTAAAACGCCACCTCATACGTCATCCGATTCCCTGTCGGAAGATGATGATGTGCCCgtaaaaaagcaaaaag ATGAGGAGAAAAGCAGACAGGAGCGGCAAAAGCAGAGCTCGCAGGCTGCCAAGAGGGCGGTGTCCGCAGAGGAGGCGCACCCCAGAATCAAGAttaagaaggagaaggaggaccCGGCCTACGAGCGCTACGCCAGCGGGAGCCAGCAGCCCTGGAAGGGCCCCGAGAGGAAGCCTGTGAGCAGGACGCAGCGAGAAGAGGAAGAGCGGAGGTACCAGAGGCCTtcggagagaagaggggaaaagagcTGCCAGGACCAGAGGGGACAAAGCGGTTtgtgggaagagagggagaagcgAGAGGAGGCCGGCAGGAAGGGTGATGGGCACAGCAGCCGGCGAGAAGAGTGTCCCGAGGGAGGCAGATCCCGGGAGCGCGGTACCAGGGAGCCCCATCCCAGGCACAGGGAGCGGAGCTCCGCGAGGGGCTCCAGCCGCTGCTGA
- the RAB33A gene encoding ras-related protein Rab-33A: protein MAAGGGGRPPGPESSLEPYVQTRIFKIIVIGDSNVGKTCLTFRFCGGTFPDKTEATIGVDFREKTVEIEGERIKVQVWDTAGQERFRKSMVEHYYRNVHAVVFVYDVTKMTSFTNLKMWIEECNGHAVPPLVPRVLVGNKCDLKDLIQVPSSMALKFADAHNMLLFETSAKDPKESQNVDAIFMCLACRLKVQRSLLCRDLEGRPGQARRLEPTHDANGKNSCPC from the exons atggcggcgggcggcggcgggcggccgccgggccccgaGTCCTCGCTGGAGCCCTACGTGCAGACCCGCATCTTTAAGATCATCGTGATCGGAGACTCCAACGTGGGCAAGACGTGCCTGACCTTCCGCTTCTGCGGGGGCACCTTCCCCGACAAGACCGAGGCCACCATCGGCGTGGACTTCCGAGAGAAGACGGTGGAGATCGAGGGGGAGCGCATCAAG GTGCAAGTGTGGGACACGGCTGGCCAGGAGAGGTTTCGGAAGAGCATGGTAGAGCATTACTACCGCAACGTGCACGCCGTCGTCTTCGTTTACGACGTCACAAAGATGACCTCCTTCACCAACCTCAAGATGTGGATCGAGGAGTGCAACGGGCACGCGGtgcccccccttgtccccagggtGCTCGTTGGGAACAAGTGTGACTTGAAAGACCTGATCCAAGTGCCATCCAGCATGGCCCTGAAGTTCGCCGACGCTCACAACATGCTTTTGTTTGAGACCTCGGCCAAGGACCCTAAGGAGAGCCAGAACGTGGACGCCATTTTCATGTGCCTGGCCTGCCGGCTGAAGGTGCAGCGGTCGCTGCTCTGCCGGGACCTggaggggcggccgggccagGCCCGCCGGCTGGAGCCCACGCACGACGCCAACGGTAAAAACTCCTGCCCGTGCTga
- the MARS2 gene encoding LOW QUALITY PROTEIN: methionine--tRNA ligase, mitochondrial (The sequence of the model RefSeq protein was modified relative to this genomic sequence to represent the inferred CDS: inserted 3 bases in 2 codons), whose amino-acid sequence MSPVTSRRSRXPAGPTPPPARRTRRRPRPIGRRCRASADPSGRSXLPRRLYGGAAMLRPPRRFPRQPRRAAATATGPGRRLLLSTPIFYANGPPHIGHLYSALLADALHRHRGLRAAGPGRLSTGTDEHGLKIQQAAAAAGTSPPELCQRVSGLFRQALSQAAVSFTDFTRTSEPRHQRAVRHFWGALRDGGALYKGSYEGWYCTPEECFLPESQLAERRDAQGRPCKVSLESGHQVHWTKEENYMFRLSAFRDPLQKWLRDNPRAISPDPFYQRVLRWLEEDLPDLSVSRERSRLQWGIPVPSDSTQTIYVWVDALVNYLSVVGYPETHGEWWPAAHHVVGKDILKFHAVYWPALLMAAGLAPPERIFVHSHWTVRGQKMSKSLGNVIDPFACIGQYTVDGFRYFLLRQGVPERDCDYYDEKVVKVVNSELADALGGLLNRSTALSINPSNTYPCFSESCFPKILDYRETKAVGRASAEDYEFVASVASLPLQVASYFEGFQIYKALECVALCVRQTNSFFQRHRPWKLNQQDPAEKLWLDTIIHVTLECLRVYGTLLQPVIPHTADKLLSRLAVEPEERGLSSLTFLPRYNGKPCPFEGRQLGPDTGILFHRLEKSRQHQIETEKL is encoded by the exons ATGTCGCCGGTCACCTcacgccgctcccg ccccgccggcccgacCCCGCCGCCCGCACGGCgcacgcgccgccgcccgcgccccatTGGCCGCCGCTGCCGCGCCTCCGCCGACCCTTCCGGACGGT CTCTGCCCCGCCGTCTCTATGGTGGCGCCGCCATGTTGCGGCCGCCCCGCCGCTTCccgcgccagccccgccgcgccgccgccaccgccaccgggcccggccgccgcctcctgctCTCCACCCCCATCTTCTACGCTAACGGACCGCCGCACATCGGGCACCTCTACTCCGCGCTGCTGGCCGACGCGCTGCACCGCCACCGCGGcctccgcgccgccggcccgggccgcctCTCTACGG GGACCGATGAGCACGGGCTGAAGATCCAGCAGGCCGCGGCCGCCGCAGGGACGTCGCCCCCGGAGCTCTGCCAGCGGGTCTCGGGCCTTTTCCGCCAGGCCTTGAGCCAGGCCGCCGTCTCCTTCACTGACTTCACCCGCACCAGCGAGCCCCGCCACCAGCGAGCCGTGCGTCATTTTTGGGGCGCCCTCCGGGATGGCGGGGCTCTCTACAAGGGGTCTTACGAGGGCTGGTACTGCACTCCCGAGGAGTGCTTCCTGCCCGAGAGCCAGCTCGCCGAGCGCAGGGACGCCCAGGGACGCCCGTGCAAGGTGTCGTTGGAGAGCGGCCATCAG GTGCACTGGACCAAAGAGGAGAACTACATGTTCAGGCTCTCGGCGTTCCGGGATCCGTTGCAGAAGTGGCTCCGGGACAACCCACGCGCCATTTCCCCTGACCCTTTCTACCAGCGCGTGCTCCGCTGGCTGGAAGAGGACTTGCCAGACTTGTCCGTCTCTCGTGAGAGAAGCCGGCTGCAGTGGGGTATCCCTGTTCCCAGTGACTCAACACAAACTATTTACGTATGGGTCGATGCCTTGGTGAACTATCTGAGCGTGGTGGGCTACCCTGAGACACACGGTGAGTGGTGGCCTGCTGCACACCATGTTGTGGGCAAGGACATCCTCAAGTTCCACGCTGTCTACTGGCCAGCGCTGCtgatggcagcagggctggctccccCCGAGCGAATCTTTGTGCACTCCCACTGGACTGTCCGTGGGCAGAAGATGTCCAAAAGCCTGGGCAACGTGATTGACCCCTTTGCTTGTATTGGACAGTACACGGTAGATGGATTTCGGTACTTCCTGCTAAGGCAGGGTGTACCTGAGCGGGATTGTGACTATTATGATGAGAAGGTTGTTAAGGTAGTGAATTCGGAACTGGCAGATGCTCTTGGGGGGCTTCTGAATCGGTCAACAGCCCTCAGCATTAACCCCAGCAACACTTACCCTTGTTTCTCAGAGTCTTGTTTTCCAAAGATCTTGGATTACAGGGAGACGAAAGCCGTGGGTAGGGCTTCTGCTGAAGACTACGAGTTCGTGGCATCTGTGGCTTCTCTGCCTCTGCAGGTGGCTAGTTATTTTGAAGGTTTCCAGATCTACAAGGCTTTAGAATGTGTTGCCCTGTGCGTAAGGCAGACCAACAGCTTTTTCCAGAGACACAGGCCATGGAAACTCAACCAACAAGATCCCGCAGAGAAGCTCTGGCTTGACACCATCATCCACGTCACGCTGGAATGCCTGCGTGTCTACGGGACCCTCCTGCAGCCCGTGATCCCGCACACTGCAGACAAGTTGCTTTCCAGGCTGGCTGTTGAGCCAGAAGAGAGAGGTCTCTCAAGTTTGACATTTCTGCCACGTTACAATGGGAAGCCATGTCCCTTTGAAGGGAGACAGCTTGGACCTGACACCGGCATCTTATTTCACAGACTAGAGAAGTCCAGACAGCATCAGATAGAAACCGAGAAGCTCTAG
- the AIFM1 gene encoding apoptosis-inducing factor 1, mitochondrial isoform X1: MFRCRVAAAAAGGLARALRPLSPAPRGRAAAVLQCHHLRCPSRSLTSSGVPGKAGSNLLLYLIVGGTVTGTGAYVYRTLRENKERFTSRIAKITTRSQENESSPSDTDAASQGTAALGARPEVPSHVPFLLIGGGTAAFAAARSIRARDPGARVLIVSEDPALPYMRPPLSKELWFSDDPNVTETLRFKQWNGKERSIYFQPPSFYVPVRDLPFVENGGVAVLCGKKVVHMDVRGNIVKLNDGTQISYDKCLIATGGSPRNLPAIERAGKDVQQRLTLFRKIEDFKNLEKISREVKSITIIGGGFLGSELACALGRRARARGLEVIQLFPENGNMGKVLPEYLSNWTTEKVRREGVNVMPNAVVKSVSVCGNRLMIKLKDGRKVETDHIVAAVGLEPNVELAKSAGLEVDSDFGGFRVNAELQARSNIWVAGDAACFYDIKLGRRRVEHHDHAVVSGRLAGENMTGAAKPYWHQSMFWSDLGPNVGYEAIGLVDSSLPTVGVFAKATAKDTPKSATEQSGTGIRSESETEAEASEVHISPSFSPTPQVPKQGEDYGKGVIFYLRDKVVVGIVLWNIFNRMPIARKIIKDGEEHEDLNEVAKLFNIHED, from the exons ATGTTCCGCTGCCgcgtggccgccgccgccgcggggggcttGGCACGCGCCCTGCGCCCCCTCagccccgcgccgcggggccgcgccgccgcag TTTTGCAATGTCATCATCTAAGATGCCCTTCTAGATCACTGACGTCTTCAGGTGTTCCTGGCAAAGCTGGCAGCAACCTATTGTTATACTTAATTGTAGGAGGAACAGTCACTGGGACAGGAGCTTAT GTATACAGAACattgagagaaaacaaagagCGATTCACCAGCCGTATCGCAAAAATAACTACGCGATCTCAAGAAAATGAATCGTCTCCTTCCG ATACAGATGCTGCTTCTCAGGGCACAGCAG CTCTGGGAGCTCGCCCTGAGGTGCCATCTCATGTTCCTTTCCTGCTGATCGGTGGAGGaactgctgcttttgctgctgccagaTCCATTCGGGCTCGTGACCCTGGTGCCCGG GTGCTGATTGTGTCTGAAGATCCCGCCCTGCCCTATATGCGTCCACCTCTTTCCAAAGAGCTATGGTTTTCAGATGATCCAAATGTGACAGAGACTCTGCGGTTCAAACAGTGGAATGGCAAGGAGAGGAG TATATATTTCCAGCCGCCGTCATTCTATGTGCCTGTTCGTGATCTGCCTTTTGTAGAAAATGGTGGAGTAGCAGTTCTCTGTGGCAAGAAG GTTGTGCATATGGATGTTAGAGGCAACATAGTGAAACTCAATGATGGTACCCAGATATCCTATGACAAATGTCTAATTGCCACTG GTGGTTCCCCAAGGAACCTACCCGCCAttgaaagagcaggaaaagatgtACAACAAAGGCTGACACTGTTCCGAAAG ATTGAGGACTTCAAAAATCTGGAGAAGATTTCAAGAGAAGTCAAGTCCATCACAATTATTGGTGGTGGTTTTCTCGGCAGTGAGCTGGCCTGTGCTCTGGGAAGAAGAG cACGAGCCAGAGGCCTGGAGGTGATTCAGCTGTTTCCAGAGAACGGCAACATGGGCAAAGTCTTGCCTGAATATCTGAGCAACTGGACCACAGAGAAAGTCAGAAGAG AGGGTGTTAACGTCATGCCTAACGCTGTGGTCAAGTCTGTCTCTGTCTGTGGCAATCGGCTGATGATTAAACTGAAAGATGGCCGAAAG GTGGAGACAGATCATATCGTGGCTGCAGTAGGGCTGGAGCCTAACGTGGAACTAGCAAAGTCAGCTGGGCTGGAGGTGGACTCTGACTTTGGAGGGTTCAGGGTGAATGCGGAGCTGCAGGCCCGCTCCAATATCTGGGTG GCAGGGGATGCTGCCTGCTTCTATGATATCAAACTAGGTAGGAGACGTGTGGAGCACCATGACCATGCCGTTGTGAGTGGAAGACTAGCTGGAGAAAACATGACAGGAGCTGCGAAGCCCTACTGGCATCAGTCCATGTTCTG GAGCGATCTGGGTCCTAACGTAGGGTACGAAGCCATTGGCCTTGTTGACAGTAGTTTGCCAACAGTAGGAGTCTTCGCTAAAGCAACAGCAAAAGACACACCGAAAAGTGCAACGGAGCAATCAG GGACAGGTATTCGATCAGAGAGCgaaacagaagcagaagcctCAGAAGTTCACATTTCTCCAAGCTTTTCACCAACGCCTCAAGTTCCAAAGCAAGGAGAAGATTATGGCAAAGGTGTCATTTTCTACCTCAGGGATAAAGTTGTGGTAGGAATCGTATTATGGAACATCTTCAACAGGATGCCTATTGCTCGAAAG ATCATCAAAGATGGGGAGGAGCATGAAGATCTCAACGAAGTAGCAAAGCTTTTCAACATCCACGAAGACTGA
- the AIFM1 gene encoding apoptosis-inducing factor 1, mitochondrial isoform X2: MFRCRVAAAAAGGLARALRPLSPAPRGRAAAGNLLQRWNVPIKLQMSRQVASSGVPGGKGDSSVFVLIVGLSTLGAGAYVYRTLRENKERFTSRIAKITTRSQENESSPSDTDAASQGTAALGARPEVPSHVPFLLIGGGTAAFAAARSIRARDPGARVLIVSEDPALPYMRPPLSKELWFSDDPNVTETLRFKQWNGKERSIYFQPPSFYVPVRDLPFVENGGVAVLCGKKVVHMDVRGNIVKLNDGTQISYDKCLIATGGSPRNLPAIERAGKDVQQRLTLFRKIEDFKNLEKISREVKSITIIGGGFLGSELACALGRRARARGLEVIQLFPENGNMGKVLPEYLSNWTTEKVRREGVNVMPNAVVKSVSVCGNRLMIKLKDGRKVETDHIVAAVGLEPNVELAKSAGLEVDSDFGGFRVNAELQARSNIWVAGDAACFYDIKLGRRRVEHHDHAVVSGRLAGENMTGAAKPYWHQSMFWSDLGPNVGYEAIGLVDSSLPTVGVFAKATAKDTPKSATEQSGTGIRSESETEAEASEVHISPSFSPTPQVPKQGEDYGKGVIFYLRDKVVVGIVLWNIFNRMPIARKIIKDGEEHEDLNEVAKLFNIHED; the protein is encoded by the exons ATGTTCCGCTGCCgcgtggccgccgccgccgcggggggcttGGCACGCGCCCTGCGCCCCCTCagccccgcgccgcggggccgcgccgccgcag GCAACTTGTTGCAGCGCTGGAATGTTCCCATAAAACTGCAGATGAGCAGACAAGTGGCTAGCTCTGGTGTGCCCGGGGGCAAAGGCGATAGTTCTGTTTTTGTCCTTATTGTGGGCTTATCAACGTTAGGAGCGGGTGCCTAT GTATACAGAACattgagagaaaacaaagagCGATTCACCAGCCGTATCGCAAAAATAACTACGCGATCTCAAGAAAATGAATCGTCTCCTTCCG ATACAGATGCTGCTTCTCAGGGCACAGCAG CTCTGGGAGCTCGCCCTGAGGTGCCATCTCATGTTCCTTTCCTGCTGATCGGTGGAGGaactgctgcttttgctgctgccagaTCCATTCGGGCTCGTGACCCTGGTGCCCGG GTGCTGATTGTGTCTGAAGATCCCGCCCTGCCCTATATGCGTCCACCTCTTTCCAAAGAGCTATGGTTTTCAGATGATCCAAATGTGACAGAGACTCTGCGGTTCAAACAGTGGAATGGCAAGGAGAGGAG TATATATTTCCAGCCGCCGTCATTCTATGTGCCTGTTCGTGATCTGCCTTTTGTAGAAAATGGTGGAGTAGCAGTTCTCTGTGGCAAGAAG GTTGTGCATATGGATGTTAGAGGCAACATAGTGAAACTCAATGATGGTACCCAGATATCCTATGACAAATGTCTAATTGCCACTG GTGGTTCCCCAAGGAACCTACCCGCCAttgaaagagcaggaaaagatgtACAACAAAGGCTGACACTGTTCCGAAAG ATTGAGGACTTCAAAAATCTGGAGAAGATTTCAAGAGAAGTCAAGTCCATCACAATTATTGGTGGTGGTTTTCTCGGCAGTGAGCTGGCCTGTGCTCTGGGAAGAAGAG cACGAGCCAGAGGCCTGGAGGTGATTCAGCTGTTTCCAGAGAACGGCAACATGGGCAAAGTCTTGCCTGAATATCTGAGCAACTGGACCACAGAGAAAGTCAGAAGAG AGGGTGTTAACGTCATGCCTAACGCTGTGGTCAAGTCTGTCTCTGTCTGTGGCAATCGGCTGATGATTAAACTGAAAGATGGCCGAAAG GTGGAGACAGATCATATCGTGGCTGCAGTAGGGCTGGAGCCTAACGTGGAACTAGCAAAGTCAGCTGGGCTGGAGGTGGACTCTGACTTTGGAGGGTTCAGGGTGAATGCGGAGCTGCAGGCCCGCTCCAATATCTGGGTG GCAGGGGATGCTGCCTGCTTCTATGATATCAAACTAGGTAGGAGACGTGTGGAGCACCATGACCATGCCGTTGTGAGTGGAAGACTAGCTGGAGAAAACATGACAGGAGCTGCGAAGCCCTACTGGCATCAGTCCATGTTCTG GAGCGATCTGGGTCCTAACGTAGGGTACGAAGCCATTGGCCTTGTTGACAGTAGTTTGCCAACAGTAGGAGTCTTCGCTAAAGCAACAGCAAAAGACACACCGAAAAGTGCAACGGAGCAATCAG GGACAGGTATTCGATCAGAGAGCgaaacagaagcagaagcctCAGAAGTTCACATTTCTCCAAGCTTTTCACCAACGCCTCAAGTTCCAAAGCAAGGAGAAGATTATGGCAAAGGTGTCATTTTCTACCTCAGGGATAAAGTTGTGGTAGGAATCGTATTATGGAACATCTTCAACAGGATGCCTATTGCTCGAAAG ATCATCAAAGATGGGGAGGAGCATGAAGATCTCAACGAAGTAGCAAAGCTTTTCAACATCCACGAAGACTGA